The following nucleotide sequence is from Kineobactrum salinum.
GCCCGAGTCCCGCGCGTTGCGCCGCTTCAACCAGGGCGAGGCCCTCGGTGAGGCCGCCACACTTGTCCAGCTTGATATTGATCACGTCGTAGCGTTTCGCCGCCGTCACGAACTCACCCAGGTGCAGGCAGGACTCGTCGGCTCCCAGCGGCACTGGCGATTCAAAGGCTTCCAGCTCCGCATCTTCACCCCGCGGCAGGGGCTGCTCGATCATGGCGATGTTCAGGCGCCGTGCGTGTGGCAGGTATTCCTGAAGGGCCGCAAGACTCCAGGCCTGATTGGCATCAACGATCAGATGAGCGTCAGGTCTGGCCGCGCGAATGGCTTCCAGGCGAGCCACGGGGTCATTGGCATCCAGTTTGATCTTGAGATTGTGAAACCGGCCGGCCTGAACTGCCTGTTCGGCCATGACTTCCGGTGCCGCCACACCGAGTGTATAGACCGTGCTTAACTGCCGGGGTGTGATCGACAGCAGTTCCCAGATCGTTCTCCCGGATCGCTTGGCCCGATAATCCCAGAAGGCGCAATCCAGAGCATTGCGGGCGCCGCCGGGGGGCAGCAAGCCCTGAATCCGTTCCACCGAAAGGTCGCTGTTGAGGCTGCCTGCGACCGATTCCAGCTGGGCGGCCATGGAATCGGGACTTTCGCCGAGATAGTAGGCGCCGACGGCTTCTCCCCTGCCGGACACTCCGTCGCCGGTAAGAGTGACGCGCAGCGTTTCACTGGTTTCGAATACGTGGCCAGTAATGGCGAAGGGCGCGGCCATGGGGAAGACAGTTTTCTCGATGGATATGTGCATGGGGGTGATACCTCCTCCGGGCTGGATCTCAGACACCGGCGCCGCAGATGGAGGCCAGCAATAGGCTGCCAGCAATCAGGGGCGGGCTTTGCTCAGGCTTGCGAGTCAGCTCACCGGAACGCTAAATATTTGCTGAGTATATGAAACGTTGTCAATCCGTAAACGAAGCTACCACAAGAGTGTTGTTGTGACAACGCTACAGGTGATCTCCGAATTCCCATCATCAAGCAGCCCAGTCCGTAAGCGCCGATTCCGAATACAAATAAGGCGACTCAATGCAACTCGCATCGATACCCAGGTACAAGATCTATCCGTTCTTCATTTAGCAGGAAAAGCTTTTCACCGGAGTGCTACCTCGTGATTAAAGACGGGATATGTGCCGTCTGCTCGACAAACTGAAGGATTATATTGAACACGCCCGCGAAGAACGGGGTATCCAGCCGAACAGGTGCCGCACACGCTGCCAGCGCCAGCATGGTCGCCAGGATCGCGTTTCAATGTTAATGTTGTTATGACAACATTCATATGCTACGGTTTTCTCCGGCTTCAACATTCCCCCAGCCCCTGATCAAGAGTGGTGGTAACCGGTGAGACATCGGTCCAGTGGGCCGTCGACGGAGCACCGGATTGCGTACCACTGGATGCTGCTGGCGACGACGTGGAATATCAATACAATAAGTTAATGTCAGAACATCATCGGAGAATTATATATGCGGAAAATTTTCAGCGTTGTCGCAATTATGGCTGGTGGCCTGGCTATGACGGCATCGGCCAGCTCACAGTCGCTGGATATCCTCATTCGCAATGGATCCGTTTACGATGGAACCGGATCACCGCCGATCAACACAGATGTCGGAATTGCAGACGGGAAAATTGTTTTGGTCGGATCCGCCAGCCCGGAGCAAACCGCAGAAACAGTTATCGACGCCCAGGGGATGGCTGTTTCTCCCGGCTTCATTGATACGCACAGCCATATATTGGAGTCGGTCGTTAATTTTGACGGTCCGTTCATCGTTACGCAGAATCTCGCACAGGGCGTGACGACATCCGCCCTCGGCTCTGATGGGGGCATGAGCCCGAACGAGCTGCAAACGCTGTTTGAAAAGCTTGATACAAACGGGGTGTCAAATAACTGGTTTTGTTATGTCGGACATAACGGCGTTCGCACCCAGGTGATGGGACACGCCAAACGAGAGGCGACTTCCGCCGAGCTGAATGAGATGAAAGCGCTGGTTCGCGACGGCATGGAAATGGGGTGCTCGGGGTTGTCCGCCGGCCTTATGTATGATCCGGGCATGTATAGCGCGCCTGAGGAAATTGTCGAACTTGCGAAGGCGACGGCTCCCTATGACGGAACCTATGACTCACATTCGCGCAATCCCGTTACAGACTTTTTAAACTCAGAGCTTGAAACCGCGGAGATTGGTATCAAAGCGGGCATTCCCGCTAAACTGGGGCATATTAAAGCTGTTGGACTCTCCCACAAAGGAAAGGCGAACACACTGATCGAGCGCGTCGACGCGCTGCGCACCCAGGGCCATGACATTGTAGGGGACGTTTACCCCTATGATGGCGCCCAGACGCGACGCCTGGCGGCCGTTCTCGTTTTCCCCGGCGAAGGGCCTATCGGGGCGGATCGCTCGACAGCTTCAATCATGGATTTGCTGCGGGAAAAGCTCAAGGATTCCAAAAGCGAAGCTGCGCTCAAGCAAGCAACGGAACAGGGCGTTGACGGGGGATTTTCGTGGATCAAGGCAGTTGGCTACGACAGCGTGCGCATTGTCGACGCCCCCCAGCAACCAGAATTGCTCGACCAATATATAACTCTTCTCGCGGATGAGCGTGGCCAGGATCCGTTCGACACGATGACAGACCTCCTGCTGGACGCAAAAGGTGACATCATCGTTACCGTCGGCGCCATGGACGAGGCAGACGTTCAAGCGTTTATTCTCGCGCCCTGGAACATGATCTCCAGCGATGGTTCGTATATCGGACCGGAAAGCGTTTACGGCGCATCGCCGCATCCACGATCAAGCGGCTCCTTCGCACGAGTGCTTGGGCATTATAGCCGGGACCTGAAATTGCTGCCGTTGGAAGAAGTCATCCGAAAGCTAACATCCCTGCCTGCCGATCACCTGCGCATCCATGATCGCGGACGTATCGAGCCGGGCCTGGCCGGCGATATCGTGATTTTTGATCCCTCTACGATAACGGACCACGCCACCTACGCGCATCCGAAAAGGTTGGCGACGGGGGTGATGAGCGTGATTCTGAATGGTGAACTTGTTTGGAAAGACGGCAAGCCAACAGGCGCCGCGCCCGGAAAGTTCATCTCGCGCCAAACAAAATAATAGCGAAGATCGCTGCGCTCAATCGTCGTGATGTCGGCCGACGCAAGAAGGTGGTGTCCAATAACAATAGGTTATATGCTGGGACATGTTGTGGAACGCTTGGGAGAGAGGCCAACTCGAGCGGCCTGGGCGCAGTAACTGCCAGGCAGGGGACAGGGGGAACAAGGAATGGCATCAAGTCGATTGATGGGCCGCGGGATTGGGGCATTTCTACTGGCATTGGCAGCGCCGGTGTTCAGTCAGAGCATCACTACCAGTGCGGTTGCGCCGGGATCGGCGATACCAGTGCCGGTCACCAATCCGGTAGTGCTGGCGCTGATGACAGTGTTGGTACTGGCGCTGGCGTTGCGGATGTTGCGCCGAGTCGGGCTGCAACGCACGCTGCTGTCACTGCTTGTGGTCGGGACGGTTGTGGGCGCGACCTGGCAGAGTCCGGCGTTGCGTGCTCAGTTGCTGGCAGCCTTCACCAACCCCGACGGGGAGACCCTGCCGATCCCGGTCACGCAGATTCCCGCTGGCCCAGATGTGGCTGGTTTTGAGATGGCGGATTTCAGCAATGCCTCCGGTGTTCCTCTGGTGATAACCAGCCTGGATCCGCCCGTGTTTGAAGACTGCTTTCCGGGTGGTCTGAGCGGCGAGCTGTTGCCGGCCGGGGGTGGCGGCGGAGCATCGCCGGACGCTTGTACTGGCGTGTTGGCCGATGGGGCGAACTGCCGGGTGAATGTGGACAGTATCTGCCGGGCCGAGGCCGAGAACAGTTTGGCCATACTCAGCCTGACTGGCTCGCCACTGACGTTGACAGTCAATGGCGCGGCGGGGGCAATGACCGTCACGAATACCTCCACCCAGGTCACCGCCACCGGCATTGCTTCGAGCTTTGCCGGTACCGCGCTGGCGGGCAATGTCACCGAGTCCGGCAATACCTGCGCAGCGGTACCACCGGGTGGCAGCTGTACCCTGACCTTTACCCCGGGTAATACAGTAGTGCCGGTCACCGATTTGGTTATCAGCGGCGATGACACCAACACCGTAACGGCGGCAATCGAGGTGCAATCGGGTTCGACCCTGACGGAGATCAATCCGGTCCAGGGCGCTGCATCGGGCGGCACCGGCGTCATCCTGAAAGGCACCGGCCTGACCGGCGCCACCGGTATCACCTTTGACGGGGTCGCCGCCACCAGCGTCAATGTGGTCAATTCCACCACCGTGACCGCGGTGACGCCGGCTCAGGTGGCGGGAGCGGTTGATGTGGCCATTGCCACGCCGGCCGGCTCAGCCACGCTGGTGAATGGCTATACTTACCTGGCCACGGCGGTGGGGCAATCCGCGAGCGGCGGTACCATTGCCGCGCTGAACGGTGGGCTGCAGAACCTGGTTGCCGCGGCGGCGGACAACAGTCCCGCGATCGAATGGGGAGGACTGGGCACTGCGACCATTGTTGCCCAGAGCGATACCGACGGTGCCGGCAATACGGCGGCCATCGTCGCGGATCTCGGGCCCAACGGGGGCACTCCCTACGCCGCGCAGCTGTGTAACGACTTCGAGGTGGATTCCCAGGGCAATACACCCTGCCAGGCGGGCAATGCCTGTTACAACGACTGGTTCCTGCCAGCCAGGGGCCAGCTCGACGCGCTGTTTGACAACCGGGTGGCCGTCGGCGGCTATGCCAGCACTGCGTATTGGAGCTCCACCGAGTCTTCTGGAGATCCGGTGATGTCTGCCTGGATTCGGTTGTTTGACTCCGGGTTGACATTTGTTGTGAACAAGGACTTCCTGAGCAGGGCGCGCTGCGTGCGGGCGTTTACTCCCTGACCTTTGCCACGGATCCTGAGGGCGGGAGTCCTTGGCTCAATGATGTAAGAGTGACGGCGTTAAAGGGTTTGCGCCCGGTAATCCACCAGCTCCTTGACGCGCTGTTTCTCCGCTTCGTCCTCGCAATGCACGACGACGGTCCAGCGCCCGGACTGGGCCGCTGTGCGCGTTGAGGCAATCATCGGATCGTGGTCGGGCCGCAATGTGATTGCCCCCGCCAGCATCAGCCCGATCATGGTCAGGAGCCCGCCCGAGGCGATAAACACCATTACCGGACTGGAGCGTGTCAAGGGCGGGCCGAAGCTGACCAGCAGCCAGGCGATCGCCAGCCCCAGCACGAGGAAGGCCAGGCCCAGTACAACGTGCGACTTCAACGCGGTACGGGCGATACCCCGGTCTTCGGGCTCAAGCTTTGAACCCAGCCGCTGATCCCCCGGCACCACCAGCTCTATCCGGGAGTGGTGCAACCC
It contains:
- a CDS encoding dipeptide epimerase, with the translated sequence MHISIEKTVFPMAAPFAITGHVFETSETLRVTLTGDGVSGRGEAVGAYYLGESPDSMAAQLESVAGSLNSDLSVERIQGLLPPGGARNALDCAFWDYRAKRSGRTIWELLSITPRQLSTVYTLGVAAPEVMAEQAVQAGRFHNLKIKLDANDPVARLEAIRAARPDAHLIVDANQAWSLAALQEYLPHARRLNIAMIEQPLPRGEDAELEAFESPVPLGADESCLHLGEFVTAAKRYDVINIKLDKCGGLTEGLALVEAAQRAGLGLMVGNMCGSSLSMAPSYVVGQFCQFIDIDGPLLLKHDVPHGLVYGDGGIVSPPEPQLWG
- a CDS encoding N-acyl-D-amino-acid deacylase family protein, whose product is MRKIFSVVAIMAGGLAMTASASSQSLDILIRNGSVYDGTGSPPINTDVGIADGKIVLVGSASPEQTAETVIDAQGMAVSPGFIDTHSHILESVVNFDGPFIVTQNLAQGVTTSALGSDGGMSPNELQTLFEKLDTNGVSNNWFCYVGHNGVRTQVMGHAKREATSAELNEMKALVRDGMEMGCSGLSAGLMYDPGMYSAPEEIVELAKATAPYDGTYDSHSRNPVTDFLNSELETAEIGIKAGIPAKLGHIKAVGLSHKGKANTLIERVDALRTQGHDIVGDVYPYDGAQTRRLAAVLVFPGEGPIGADRSTASIMDLLREKLKDSKSEAALKQATEQGVDGGFSWIKAVGYDSVRIVDAPQQPELLDQYITLLADERGQDPFDTMTDLLLDAKGDIIVTVGAMDEADVQAFILAPWNMISSDGSYIGPESVYGASPHPRSSGSFARVLGHYSRDLKLLPLEEVIRKLTSLPADHLRIHDRGRIEPGLAGDIVIFDPSTITDHATYAHPKRLATGVMSVILNGELVWKDGKPTGAAPGKFISRQTK
- a CDS encoding midcut-by-XrtH protein, producing MASSRLMGRGIGAFLLALAAPVFSQSITTSAVAPGSAIPVPVTNPVVLALMTVLVLALALRMLRRVGLQRTLLSLLVVGTVVGATWQSPALRAQLLAAFTNPDGETLPIPVTQIPAGPDVAGFEMADFSNASGVPLVITSLDPPVFEDCFPGGLSGELLPAGGGGGASPDACTGVLADGANCRVNVDSICRAEAENSLAILSLTGSPLTLTVNGAAGAMTVTNTSTQVTATGIASSFAGTALAGNVTESGNTCAAVPPGGSCTLTFTPGNTVVPVTDLVISGDDTNTVTAAIEVQSGSTLTEINPVQGAASGGTGVILKGTGLTGATGITFDGVAATSVNVVNSTTVTAVTPAQVAGAVDVAIATPAGSATLVNGYTYLATAVGQSASGGTIAALNGGLQNLVAAAADNSPAIEWGGLGTATIVAQSDTDGAGNTAAIVADLGPNGGTPYAAQLCNDFEVDSQGNTPCQAGNACYNDWFLPARGQLDALFDNRVAVGGYASTAYWSSTESSGDPVMSAWIRLFDSGLTFVVNKDFLSRARCVRAFTP